The following coding sequences are from one Cryptococcus deuterogattii R265 chromosome 1, complete sequence window:
- a CDS encoding 2-hydroxyacid dehydrogenase, translating into MSKPQVLIAANPKNGIIWSKEEQNSKLGAVAEVLELKSASRSEFFQDLAPNGKYGNIVAIYRHNDSVSAIGLFDEELINKLPASVKYICHNGAGYDQIDIAACSARGIQVSHTPQAVDDATATVGAFLAISAMRQFWRAEVNVREGKWKSGLAPARDPEGKTLGIIGMGGIGSALARRLLAFDMKVIYYNRRPIQPPPNFPCTYVSSIEELLQQADVVSLNLPLNEKTKGSFGRKEFGMMKEGSVLVNTARGAVIDEEAFIEALESGKLYSAGIDVYPDEPNVNPKLIAMDNITLLPHMGTETRDSQKKMELLVLDNMISALTGKGLLNQVPEQK; encoded by the exons ATGTCGAAACCTCAAGTCCTTATTGCCG CCAACCCCAAGAACGGCATCATCTGGTCAAAGGAGGAGCAAAATTCTAAGCTAGGCGCAGTAGCCGAAGTTCTC GAACTCAAATCCGCATCCCGCTCTGAATTCTTCCAAGACCTGGCCCCTAACGGAAAGTACGGCAATATCGTTGCCATCTATCGTCATAACGACTCTGTCTCCGCCATCGGTCTATTCGATGAGGAATTAATCAACAAACTCCCCGCCAGTGTCAAGTACATCTGTCACAATGGTGCTGGGTATGACCAGA TTGACATTGCCGCCTGCAGCGCTCGTGGTATCCAGGTGTCTCACACACCTCAAGCCGTGGATGACGCTACGGCTACAGTAGGCGCTTTCCTTGCCATCTCTGCCATGCGTCAATTCTGGCGAGCCGAGGTCAATGTTCGAGAAGGCAAATGGAAGTCCGGTCTCGCTCCTGCTCGTGATCCCGAAGGAAAGACTTTGGGTATCATCGGTATGGGCGGCATAGGATCCGCCCTTGCCAGAAGGCTCCTGGCGTTCGACATGAAGGTCATTTACTACAACCGTCGACCAATCCAGCCCCCTCCTAACTTCCCTTGCACATATGTATCCTCGATCGAGGAGTTGCTTCAGCAAGCCGACGTTGTGTCCCTCAACCTGCCTTTGAATGAGAAGACCAAAGGTAGCTTTGGCAGGAAGGAGTTTGGtatgatgaaggagggaagtgtGCTTGTCAATACCGCCCGAGGAGCAGTCATTGACGAAGAGGCATTTATTGAGGCTCTTGAAAGCGGAAAA CTTTACAGTGCGGGCATTGATGTCTACCCTGATGAGCCCAACGTCAACCCTAAGCTTATCGCCATGGACAAcatcacccttcttcctcacatGGGTACTGAGACACGTGACTCACAAAAGAAG ATGGAGCTTCTTGTGCTTGATAACATGATTTCTGCACTTACAGGCAAAGGTCTCTTGAACCAGGTCCCTGAGCAGAAGTAA